One Purpureocillium takamizusanense chromosome 1, complete sequence genomic window carries:
- the RPB9 gene encoding DNA-directed RNA polymerase II core subunit rpb9, variant 2 (EggNog:ENOG503P5CS~COG:K~BUSCO:EOG092654O3) — MATPQSTGSQDDLGEGKKLEQITFRFCSECSNMLYPKEDDDAHKLQFTCRTCQYTEEAASTCVFRNVLNNSAGETAGVTQDVGSDPTLPRSNKTCPRCNHEEAVFFQSQERSAETGMVSRQFRYRGASFLDLGLELAQS; from the exons ATGGCGACTCCCCAGTCCACCGGTTCCCAAgacgacctcggcgagggcaagaagctcgagcAGATCACGTTCCGTTTCTGCTCGGAGTGCTCCAACATGCTCTACCCcaaggaggatgacgacgcccaCAAGCTCCAGTTCACCTGCCGTACTTGTCAGTAcaccgaggaggcggctTCTACCTGCGTCTTCCGCAACGTGCTCAACAACTCGGCCGGAGAGACGGCGGGTGTGACCCAGGATGTTGGCTCGGACCCGACG CTTCCACGGTCGAACAAGACGTGCCCCCGGTGTAATCACGAGGAGGCAGTCTTTTTCCAATCACAGGAGCGCAGTGCTGAAACTGGCATGGTAAGCCGACAATTCCGATATCGAGGGGCTTCATTCCTGGACTTGGGCCTTGAACTGGCACAGTCTTGA
- the mrpl38 gene encoding 54S ribosomal protein L38, mitochondrial (EggNog:ENOG503P2X8~BUSCO:EOG09265HP0~COG:J) — protein MIQLKTMLNCIDNSGAALVECALVVGQKRHARIGDRIVVVVQEQRGASSSGMAGISASAKVKRGDIRHAVVVRTRYPTQRRDGSVVRFDDNACVLLNKSGDPVGSRINGVVGAELKRKKWSKILSMAPMQA, from the exons ATGATTCAATTAAAG ACGATGCTCAATTGCATCGACAACtcgggcgccgcccttgtcgaATGCGCCCTGGTCGTCGGCCAGAAGCGCCACGCCCGCATCG GTgaccgcatcgtcgtcgtcgttcaggagcagcgaggcgcctcctcctccggcatGGCTGGCATCTCGGCCTCCGCCAAGGTCAAGCGCGGCGACAtccgccacgccgtcgtcgtccgcacCCGCTACCCGActcagcgccgcgacggctccGTCGTCCGcttcgacgacaacgcctgTGTTCTGCTCAACAAGTCCGGCGACCCCGTCGGCTCCCGCAtcaacggcgtcgtcggcgcggagctGAAGCGCAAGAAGTGGAGCAAGATATTGTCCATGGCGCCCATGCAGGCGTAA
- the RPB9 gene encoding DNA-directed RNA polymerase II core subunit rpb9 (EggNog:ENOG503P5CS~COG:K~BUSCO:EOG092654O3), whose translation MATPQSTGSQDDLGEGKKLEQITFRFCSECSNMLYPKEDDDAHKLQFTCRTCQYTEEAASTCVFRNVLNNSAGETAGVTQDVGSDPTLPRSNKTCPRCNHEEAVFFQSQERSAETGMKLFYVCCECGHIFD comes from the exons ATGGCGACTCCCCAGTCCACCGGTTCCCAAgacgacctcggcgagggcaagaagctcgagcAGATCACGTTCCGTTTCTGCTCGGAGTGCTCCAACATGCTCTACCCcaaggaggatgacgacgcccaCAAGCTCCAGTTCACCTGCCGTACTTGTCAGTAcaccgaggaggcggctTCTACCTGCGTCTTCCGCAACGTGCTCAACAACTCGGCCGGAGAGACGGCGGGTGTGACCCAGGATGTTGGCTCGGACCCGACG CTTCCACGGTCGAACAAGACGTGCCCCCGGTGTAATCACGAGGAGGCAGTCTTTTTCCAATCACAGGAGCGCAGTGCTGAAACTGGCATG AAACTGTTTTATGTTTGCTGCGAATGCGGTCACATTTTCGACTAA
- the pin1 gene encoding Peptidylprolyl isomerase (EggNog:ENOG503P1QY~BUSCO:EOG09264PI4~COG:O) codes for MADTGLPPNWEVRHSNSKNLPYYFNSADKVSRWEPPQGTDTEKLKHYMAANHSAGARVGSVPSVPEGKIRAAHLLIKHSESRRPSSWKEANITRSKADALKTIQGHEQDIKSGKVSLGDLATTESDCSSARKRGDLGYFGRGDMQKEFEDAAFALEPGEMSHVVETASGLHLIERLE; via the exons ATG GCTGACACGGGTCTTCCCCCCAACTGGGAAGTCCGCCACTCCAACTCCAAGAACCTCCCCTACTACTTCAACTCGGCCGACAAGGTCTCCCGGTGGGAGCCCCCGCAGGGCACCGACACCGAGAAGCTCAAGCACTACATGGCCGCCAACCACAGCGCGGGCGCTCGTGTCGGCAGCGTCCCCAGCGTCCCCGAAGGCAAgatccgcgccgcccacctgcTCATCAAGCACTCCGAAAGCCGCAGGCCGAGCAGCTGGAAAGAG GCCAATATCACGCGCTCCAAGGCGGATGCTCTCAAGACCATCCAGGGCCACGAGCAGGACATCAAGTCCGGCAAGGTCTCCCTCGGCGATCTCGCCACCACTGAATCGGACTGTTCCTCGGCCCGCAAGCGCGGCGATCTTGGCTATtttggccgcggcgacatgCAGAAGGAGTTTGAGGATGCCGCTTTCGCTCTCGAGCCTGGAGAGATGAGTCACGTCGTGGAAACGGCCAGTGGCCTGCATCTCATTGAAAG GTTGGAGTAA